The Phoenix dactylifera cultivar Barhee BC4 chromosome 9, palm_55x_up_171113_PBpolish2nd_filt_p, whole genome shotgun sequence genome window below encodes:
- the LOC120111934 gene encoding uncharacterized protein LOC120111934 isoform X2 has product MASSAALRELQRDLETQANALSKFQKDIAKNHQVRKQYTIQLGENELVLKELELLNENANVYKLIGPVLVKQDLAEANANVRKRIEYISAELKRLDGTLQDLEDKQNNKKDSYLHDFKITTEDSNSSGWKSEVLAYCCMFRSASAVGKLSGQMSVDEHLSLSISPLLLICDPVLRTIHSPSTFPVGEVVRCQKRPYMTMCCILVLYYSYGGYGAY; this is encoded by the exons ATGGCTTCGTCGGCGGCCCTCAGAGAGCTCCAGCGCGACCTTGAAACCCAAGCCAACGCACTCAGCAAATTCCAGAA AGACATCGCCAAGAACCACCAGGTGAGGAAGCAGTACACCATCCAGCTCGGCGAGAACGAGCTTGTCCTCAAG GAATTGGAGTTGTTGAATGAGAATGCTAATGTGTATAAGCTGATAGGGCCGGTGCTTGTGAAGCAGGACCTGGCGGAGGCCAATGCCAACGTCCGCAAGAGGATAGAGTACATCTCTGCCGAACT GAAGCGGCTTGATGGGACCCTTCAAGATTTGGAAGACAAGCAGAACAACAAGAAGGATTCG TATTTACATG ATTTTAAAATTACAACAGAAGATTCAAACTCTTCAGGCTGGAAAAGCGAAGTCCTAGCTTACTGTTGTATGTTCAGATCAGCTAGTGCAGTAGGAAAGCTTTCAGGGCAGATGTCTGTGGATGAGCATTTATCACTTTCGATTTCTCCCTTGCTGTTGATATGTGACCCAGTACTGAGAACAATCCATTCGCCTTCTACTTTTCCAGTTGGAGAGGTGGTGAGATGCCAGAAGAGACCATATATGACAATGTGCTGCATTTTGGTTTTGTACTACAGTTATGGTGGCTATGGGGCATATTGA
- the LOC120111934 gene encoding uncharacterized protein LOC120111934 isoform X3, translating to MQLPTLIQRYPAPGPEPAEPGPPFSAVRRRRRRTATQEKRTTRNPLTLWLRRRPSESSSATLKPKPTHSANSRKRPAILRSLASPFSQTLTLYVSFPDLGLIYLSKSTADIAKNHQVRKQYTIQLGENELVLKELELLNENANVYKLIGPVLVKQDLAEANANVRKRIEYISAELKRLDGTLQDLEDKQNNKKDSILKLQQKIQTLQAGKAKS from the exons ATGCAGTTACCTACGCTTATACAGAGATACCCCGCCCCGGGTCCCGAACCGGCTGAACCTGGTCCACCTTTCTCCGctgtccgccgccgccgccgccgcacgGCTACTCAAGAGAAGCGAACGACGAGAAATCCATTAACCTTATGGCTTCGTCGGCGGCCCTCAGAGAGCTCCAGCGCGACCTTGAAACCCAAGCCAACGCACTCAGCAAATTCCAGAAAAAGGCCAGCAATTCTTCGTTCTCTCGCTTCTCCCTTCTctcaaaccctaaccctatACGTCTCTTTCCCTGATCTTGGTCTTATCTATCTTTCCAAATCCACCGCAGACATCGCCAAGAACCACCAGGTGAGGAAGCAGTACACCATCCAGCTCGGCGAGAACGAGCTTGTCCTCAAG GAATTGGAGTTGTTGAATGAGAATGCTAATGTGTATAAGCTGATAGGGCCGGTGCTTGTGAAGCAGGACCTGGCGGAGGCCAATGCCAACGTCCGCAAGAGGATAGAGTACATCTCTGCCGAACT GAAGCGGCTTGATGGGACCCTTCAAGATTTGGAAGACAAGCAGAACAACAAGAAGGATTCG ATTTTAAAATTACAACAGAAGATTCAAACTCTTCAGGCTGGAAAAGCGAAGTCCTAG
- the LOC120111934 gene encoding uncharacterized protein LOC120111934 isoform X1: MQLPTLIQRYPAPGPEPAEPGPPFSAVRRRRRRTATQEKRTTRNPLTLWLRRRPSESSSATLKPKPTHSANSRKRPAILRSLASPFSQTLTLYVSFPDLGLIYLSKSTADIAKNHQVRKQYTIQLGENELVLKELELLNENANVYKLIGPVLVKQDLAEANANVRKRIEYISAELKRLDGTLQDLEDKQNNKKDSYLHDFKITTEDSNSSGWKSEVLAYCCMFRSASAVGKLSGQMSVDEHLSLSISPLLLICDPVLRTIHSPSTFPVGEVVRCQKRPYMTMCCILVLYYSYGGYGAY; the protein is encoded by the exons ATGCAGTTACCTACGCTTATACAGAGATACCCCGCCCCGGGTCCCGAACCGGCTGAACCTGGTCCACCTTTCTCCGctgtccgccgccgccgccgccgcacgGCTACTCAAGAGAAGCGAACGACGAGAAATCCATTAACCTTATGGCTTCGTCGGCGGCCCTCAGAGAGCTCCAGCGCGACCTTGAAACCCAAGCCAACGCACTCAGCAAATTCCAGAAAAAGGCCAGCAATTCTTCGTTCTCTCGCTTCTCCCTTCTctcaaaccctaaccctatACGTCTCTTTCCCTGATCTTGGTCTTATCTATCTTTCCAAATCCACCGCAGACATCGCCAAGAACCACCAGGTGAGGAAGCAGTACACCATCCAGCTCGGCGAGAACGAGCTTGTCCTCAAG GAATTGGAGTTGTTGAATGAGAATGCTAATGTGTATAAGCTGATAGGGCCGGTGCTTGTGAAGCAGGACCTGGCGGAGGCCAATGCCAACGTCCGCAAGAGGATAGAGTACATCTCTGCCGAACT GAAGCGGCTTGATGGGACCCTTCAAGATTTGGAAGACAAGCAGAACAACAAGAAGGATTCG TATTTACATG ATTTTAAAATTACAACAGAAGATTCAAACTCTTCAGGCTGGAAAAGCGAAGTCCTAGCTTACTGTTGTATGTTCAGATCAGCTAGTGCAGTAGGAAAGCTTTCAGGGCAGATGTCTGTGGATGAGCATTTATCACTTTCGATTTCTCCCTTGCTGTTGATATGTGACCCAGTACTGAGAACAATCCATTCGCCTTCTACTTTTCCAGTTGGAGAGGTGGTGAGATGCCAGAAGAGACCATATATGACAATGTGCTGCATTTTGGTTTTGTACTACAGTTATGGTGGCTATGGGGCATATTGA
- the LOC120111934 gene encoding prefoldin subunit 6-like isoform X5, translating into MASSAALRELQRDLETQANALSKFQKDIAKNHQVRKQYTIQLGENELVLKELELLNENANVYKLIGPVLVKQDLAEANANVRKRIEYISAELKRLDGTLQDLEDKQNNKKDSILKLQQKIQTLQAGKAKS; encoded by the exons ATGGCTTCGTCGGCGGCCCTCAGAGAGCTCCAGCGCGACCTTGAAACCCAAGCCAACGCACTCAGCAAATTCCAGAA AGACATCGCCAAGAACCACCAGGTGAGGAAGCAGTACACCATCCAGCTCGGCGAGAACGAGCTTGTCCTCAAG GAATTGGAGTTGTTGAATGAGAATGCTAATGTGTATAAGCTGATAGGGCCGGTGCTTGTGAAGCAGGACCTGGCGGAGGCCAATGCCAACGTCCGCAAGAGGATAGAGTACATCTCTGCCGAACT GAAGCGGCTTGATGGGACCCTTCAAGATTTGGAAGACAAGCAGAACAACAAGAAGGATTCG ATTTTAAAATTACAACAGAAGATTCAAACTCTTCAGGCTGGAAAAGCGAAGTCCTAG
- the LOC103701242 gene encoding pentatricopeptide repeat-containing protein At4g39530-like — MVTPNRASICILNLSQKVHACLAKSGFVVDSFIGTALIDMYFTFGMVTDARRTFLDTIDKNEMIFSAMIHGYMCNSDHRSAVELISQLRKLKLVPDYYTLHCMLRAYSSPEMLEEGRAIHGQVIKSIAESDLFTGNTLIETYSKCRAVDEAVKVFMVMNMRNEFSWTALITGFIESERCEEALVMFHKLHSLGSIQPSQYTLVAVLRATSKLPEFCRGNLVHGYIIKLGFYSHAYIEAALISMYAKCGCIDEAYQVFSSMSQRDPVSWSTMMAAYVQHGRSEKALKLFLEHRDGLITVDEFILSSCLSACSSLTAVEMGRCLHVVTIKTGLESNLHVVGAMVDMYCTCGFIGDGQKFFDKMREHNVKSYTALISGYARHGLGQEALHLFHEMLSAGVEPDGATYVGVLSACSHFGLVKEGWHYFESMWKDHRLERTINHYACMVDLLGRAGSVKEAEELLKMAPFKSKTLLWRTLLGACSKHGNIEAGNRIAEKLIELEPDEPSTYVLLSNIYASASMWDRSFELKNKIKEGGMKKSPGHSWIEVAK, encoded by the exons ATGGTGACACCAAACAGGGCCTCGATTTGTATCTTAAATTTGTCTCAGAAG GTGCATGCTTGCTTAGCAAAGTCTGGATTTGTGGTGGACTCATTCATAGGAACTGCTCTCATTGACATGTATTTTACCTTCGGAATGGTCACCGATGCACGCAGAACTTTCCTTGACACCATAGACAAGAATGAGATGATATTCAGTGCAATGATTCATGGTTACATGTGCAACTCAGACCACAGAAGTGCTGTAGAATTGATATCTCAATTGAGGAAGCTAAAACTAGTGCCAGATTATTACACATTACACTGCATGCTTAGAGCTTATTCTAGTCCAGAAATGTTGGAGGAAGGCAGGGCTATTCATGGTCAAGTAATAAAATCCATAGCAGAGTCCGATCTATTTACTGGGAATACTCTTATCGAGACGTATTCTAAATGCAGAGCCGTTGATGAAGCCGTTAAGGTTTTCATGGTAATGAATATGCGCAATGAGTTCTCATGGACCGCCCTGATAACTGGATTCATTGAATCCGAGAGGTGTGAGGAAGCCTTGGTAATGTTTCACAAGCTGCACTCTTTAGGGTCCATCCAACCAAGCCAGTATACTCTTGTTGCAGTTCTCCGGGCAACTTCAAAACTTCCAGAGTTTTGCAGAGGCAATCTGGTTCATGGCTACATTATAAAACTGGGATTCTATTCTCATGCTTACATTGAAGCTGCACTAATAAGCATGTATGCAAAGTGTGGTTGCATCGATGAAGCATACCAAGTATTTTCAAGCATGTCACAGAGGGATCCTGTGTCATGGAGCACCATGATGGCAGCGTATGTCCAACATGGGCGTAGCGAAAAAGCGCTGAAGCTCTTCTTGGAACATCGAGATGGGCTTATCACTGTCGATGAGTTCATCTTGTCCAGCTGCCTCTCAGCTTGTTCTAGCTTGACAGCAGTGGAGATGGGCAGATGTCTCCATGTCGTTACTATCAAAACTGGATTGGAGTCCAATTTGCATGTTGTGGGTGCCATGGTTGACATGTATTGCACGTGTGGATTCATCGGTGATGGACAGAAGTTCTTTGATAAGATGAGGGAACACAACGTAAAATCTTATACGGCACTAATTTCTGGTTATGCTCGTCATGGTCTTGGTCAAGAAGCCCTTCATTTGTTCCATGAGATGCTGAGTGCTGGAGTGGAACCTGATGGTGCTACATACGTTGGAGTTCTTTCAGCATGTAGCCACTTTGGATTGGTTAAGGAAGGATGGCATTATTTTGAGTCTATGTGGAAGGATCATAGGTTGGAGAGAACAATAAACCACTATGCATGCATGGTTGATCTCCTTGGTAGAGCAGGAAGTGTGAAGGAAGCTGAGGAGTTGCTAAAAATGGCACCATTTAAATCAAAGACCTTGTTGTGGAGAACGCTGCTCGGTGCATGCAGCAAGCATGGAAATATTGAGGCTGGGAACAGGATTGCTGAAAAGCTCATTGAATTAGAACCAGATGAACCTTCAACTTATGTATTGTTATCAAATATTTATGCATCAGCCTCCATGTGGGATCGTTCTTTTGAGCTgaaaaacaaaattaaagaGGGAGGCATGAAAAAATCACCCGGACATAGTTGGATAGAAGTGGCAAAATGA
- the LOC103702402 gene encoding mannosyl-oligosaccharide 1,2-alpha-mannosidase MNS3-like isoform X2: MSTRPLPYSMQDVDYDNAKFRHRSPFKVITQALVTSSIRYDCGRCSIGKFLGLLMIVGLTYLMVGHKVSNHSPPSELLDGLVVGEDKLSKGVVHTIARSWRKPPRLPPQLPPAEVRNDTSNFDQKKLYPMSEWISRQQKVKETFHHAWSGYRSYAMGYDELMPLSHRGIDGLGGLGATIIDSLDTAMIMGADDIVSEAGMWIEKHLTERINTKGQVNLFETTIRVLGGLLSAYHLSGGEHGTLEDSGISVTLEGAKPEVFLEIAKNLADRLLSAFTSSPTSIPFSDVILHDSTAHPSPDGMSSTSEVSTLQLEFNYLSKISGDPKYGSEAMKVLEHLRTLPKVEGLVPIYISPQSGQFNGENIRLGSRGDSYYEYLIKVWIQQKTGRNSQLKYLYEMYTEAMKGVRHLLVRKSIPKGLVFVGELPYGSNGGFSAKMDHLVCFLPGTLALGATKGITKKKAVEGNLLTAEDLENLKLAEDLAKTCFEMYSVTSTGLAPEIVYFHIEMVN, encoded by the exons GTGATTACTCAGGCATTGGTTACTAGCAGTATCAGATATGACTGCGGAAGATGCAGCATAGGAAAATTTTTAGGGCTATTGATGATTGTTGGGTTAACATACTTAATGGTAGGACATAAAGTTTCCAATCATTCTCCGCCTAGTGAACTTTTGGATGGATTGGTGGTTGGGGAAGATAAGCTTTCCAAGGGAGTTGTCCATACAAttgcaagatcttggagaaaaccTCCTCGGCTTCCTCCTCAACTTCCTCCTGCCGAAGTGCGTAATGATACTTCTAATTTTGATCAAAAGAAGCTATATCCCATgtctgaatggatatctaggCAACAAAAGGTTAAAGAGACATTTCACCATGCTTGGTCTGGCTATAGATCCTATGCAATGGGTTATGATGAACTTATGCCCTTGAGTCATAGAGGAATTGATGGTTTGGGAGGTCTAGGCGCAACCATCATAGATTCCTTAGATACAGCCATGATTATGGGTGCTGATGACATTGTTTCTGAAGCAGGGATGTGGATAGAAAAACACCTTACTGAAAGAATCAATACAAAAGGGCAGGTCAATTTATTTGAAACTACCATTCGTGTTTTAGGGGGCCTTCTCAGCGCTTATCATTTAAGTGGGGGTGAACATGGCACCTTGGAAGACAGTGGAATATCCGTGACTCTTGAAGGAGCTAAGCCAGAGGTGTTCTTAGAAATAGCAAAGAATTTGGCTGACAGGCTGTTATCTGCTTTTACTTCAAGTCCAACATCAATTCCTTTCAGTGATGTCATTCTTCATGATAGTACAGCCCATCCTTCTCCTGATGGCATGAGCAGTACTTCAGAAGTTTCAACCTTGCAACTTGAGTTTAACTACCTCAGCAAAATTTCAGGTGATCCAAAATATGGTTCAGAGGCAATGAAGGTATTGGAACATTTAAGGACACTTCCCAAGGTGGAAGGTCTGGTGCCTATTTACATCAG TCCCCAATCTGGTCAATTTAATGGAGAGAACATTCGGCTCGGATCTCGTGGTGACAGTTACTATGAGTACTTAATTAAAGTGTGGATTCAACAAAAAACTGGTCGCAATAGCCAGCTAAAGTATCTATATGAGATGTATACAGAAGCAATGAAAGGGGTCAGACATCTTCTTGTTCGGAAATCCATACCCAAAGGGCTGGTTTTTGTTGGGGAGCTGCCCTATGGATCTAATGGTGGCTTCAGTGCCAAAATGGATCACCTG GTGTGTTTCCTTCCAGGCACCCTTGCACTTGGTGCAACCAAAGGTATCACAAAGAAAAAGGCAGTTGAAGGTAATTTGTTAACTGCAGAAGacttggagaatctaaagcttGCTGAAGATCTGGCAAAAACATGCTTTGAAATGTATTCTGTGACTTCTACTGGTCTTGCTCCTGAAATTGTTTATTTCCATATTGAG ATGGTCAATTGA
- the LOC103702402 gene encoding mannosyl-oligosaccharide 1,2-alpha-mannosidase MNS3-like isoform X1 → MSTRPLPYSMQDVDYDNAKFRHRSPFKVITQALVTSSIRYDCGRCSIGKFLGLLMIVGLTYLMVGHKVSNHSPPSELLDGLVVGEDKLSKGVVHTIARSWRKPPRLPPQLPPAEVRNDTSNFDQKKLYPMSEWISRQQKVKETFHHAWSGYRSYAMGYDELMPLSHRGIDGLGGLGATIIDSLDTAMIMGADDIVSEAGMWIEKHLTERINTKGQVNLFETTIRVLGGLLSAYHLSGGEHGTLEDSGISVTLEGAKPEVFLEIAKNLADRLLSAFTSSPTSIPFSDVILHDSTAHPSPDGMSSTSEVSTLQLEFNYLSKISGDPKYGSEAMKVLEHLRTLPKVEGLVPIYISPQSGQFNGENIRLGSRGDSYYEYLIKVWIQQKTGRNSQLKYLYEMYTEAMKGVRHLLVRKSIPKGLVFVGELPYGSNGGFSAKMDHLVCFLPGTLALGATKGITKKKAVEGNLLTAEDLENLKLAEDLAKTCFEMYSVTSTGLAPEIVYFHIEGGSEGGPGGGNKSSEYVNDIIIKHNDRHNLLRPETVESLFVLYRITEDPKYREWGWQIFEAFEKYTKVDSGGYTCLDDVTTTPPRKRDKMETFFLGETLKYLYLLFGDNNVLPLDKFVFNTEAHPFPLN, encoded by the exons GTGATTACTCAGGCATTGGTTACTAGCAGTATCAGATATGACTGCGGAAGATGCAGCATAGGAAAATTTTTAGGGCTATTGATGATTGTTGGGTTAACATACTTAATGGTAGGACATAAAGTTTCCAATCATTCTCCGCCTAGTGAACTTTTGGATGGATTGGTGGTTGGGGAAGATAAGCTTTCCAAGGGAGTTGTCCATACAAttgcaagatcttggagaaaaccTCCTCGGCTTCCTCCTCAACTTCCTCCTGCCGAAGTGCGTAATGATACTTCTAATTTTGATCAAAAGAAGCTATATCCCATgtctgaatggatatctaggCAACAAAAGGTTAAAGAGACATTTCACCATGCTTGGTCTGGCTATAGATCCTATGCAATGGGTTATGATGAACTTATGCCCTTGAGTCATAGAGGAATTGATGGTTTGGGAGGTCTAGGCGCAACCATCATAGATTCCTTAGATACAGCCATGATTATGGGTGCTGATGACATTGTTTCTGAAGCAGGGATGTGGATAGAAAAACACCTTACTGAAAGAATCAATACAAAAGGGCAGGTCAATTTATTTGAAACTACCATTCGTGTTTTAGGGGGCCTTCTCAGCGCTTATCATTTAAGTGGGGGTGAACATGGCACCTTGGAAGACAGTGGAATATCCGTGACTCTTGAAGGAGCTAAGCCAGAGGTGTTCTTAGAAATAGCAAAGAATTTGGCTGACAGGCTGTTATCTGCTTTTACTTCAAGTCCAACATCAATTCCTTTCAGTGATGTCATTCTTCATGATAGTACAGCCCATCCTTCTCCTGATGGCATGAGCAGTACTTCAGAAGTTTCAACCTTGCAACTTGAGTTTAACTACCTCAGCAAAATTTCAGGTGATCCAAAATATGGTTCAGAGGCAATGAAGGTATTGGAACATTTAAGGACACTTCCCAAGGTGGAAGGTCTGGTGCCTATTTACATCAG TCCCCAATCTGGTCAATTTAATGGAGAGAACATTCGGCTCGGATCTCGTGGTGACAGTTACTATGAGTACTTAATTAAAGTGTGGATTCAACAAAAAACTGGTCGCAATAGCCAGCTAAAGTATCTATATGAGATGTATACAGAAGCAATGAAAGGGGTCAGACATCTTCTTGTTCGGAAATCCATACCCAAAGGGCTGGTTTTTGTTGGGGAGCTGCCCTATGGATCTAATGGTGGCTTCAGTGCCAAAATGGATCACCTG GTGTGTTTCCTTCCAGGCACCCTTGCACTTGGTGCAACCAAAGGTATCACAAAGAAAAAGGCAGTTGAAGGTAATTTGTTAACTGCAGAAGacttggagaatctaaagcttGCTGAAGATCTGGCAAAAACATGCTTTGAAATGTATTCTGTGACTTCTACTGGTCTTGCTCCTGAAATTGTTTATTTCCATATTGAG GGTGGTTCTGAAGGGGGACCTGGTGGTGGTAACAAAAGCTCCGAGTATGTAAATGATATAATCATCAAACACAATGATCGTCATAATCTTTTGCGCCCAGAAACTGTGGAATCATTATTTGTGCTGTATCGTATTACTGAAGATCCAAA ATACCGTGAATGGGGCTGGCAGATCTTTGAGGCCTTTGAAAAATATACAAAGGTGGATTCTGGAGGTTATACTTGTTTGGATGATGTCACAACAACACCCCCTCGGAAAAGAGACAAGATGGAGACTTTCTTCTTGGGGGAAACATTGAAGTAtttatatttgttgtttggAGACAATAATGTTCTTCCTCTGGATAAGTTTGTATTCAACACAGAAGCCCATCCTTTTCCACTTAACTGA
- the LOC103702545 gene encoding cytochrome P450 710A11-like, with amino-acid sequence MDAIQVDVDTIRRALAASGPYLLCFLVLLVLLGQLSYLRKKGPLPGPHFIVPFLGSAVPMILNPTRFWERQAALAKSSGLGFSADYLVGRFILFVRSTELSHKIFANVRLDAFHLIGHPFGKKLFGEHNLIYMFEQHKDLRRRIAPNFTPRALSTYLAIQQRVILSHLRRWLALSFPFKPFRLRLLCRDLNLETSQTVFAGPYLPPAARDQFNRDYNLFNVGLMAIPFDLPGFAFRRARLAVARLIQTLSGCVSQSTDRMRAGEEPSCLVDFWMQDILREIAKAEDSGVPPPPETGDLEIGGHLFDFLFAAQDASTSSLLWAVALLESHPEVLDKVRVEVAALWSPESGEPIGAEQLRGMRYTEAVAREVVRLRPPATMVPHIAGEAFPLTEWYRIPKGTIVFPSAYESSFQGFIEPDRFDPDRFSEERQEDRVYKRNFLAFGAGPHQCVGQRYAINHLLLFIGMFLSLIDFKRPRTDGCDDISYAPTIVPKDDCQVYLSQRCNRFPFS; translated from the exons ATGGACGCAATTCAGGTGGATGTTGATACCATCCGGCGAGCCCTGGCGGCCTCAGGCCCCTACCTCCTCTGCTTCCTTGTCCTCTTGGTTCTTTTGGGGCAGCTCTCCTACCTCCGGAAAAAAGGGCCCCTCCCCGGTCCACACTTTATCGTCCCCTTCCTCGGCAGCGCGGTGCCTATGATCCTCAACCCCACCAGGTTCTGGGAGCGGCAGGCCGCCCTTGCCAAGTCCTCTGGCCTCGGCTTCTCCGCCGACTACCTCGTCGGCCGCTTCATCCTCTTCGTCCGATCCACGGAGCTCTCCCACAAGATCTTCGCCAACGTCCGGCTCGACGCCTTCCACCTGATCGGCCATCCCTTCGGCAAGAAGCTCTTCGGCGAGCACAACCTCATCTACATGTTCGAGCAGCACAAGGACCTCCGCCGCCGCATCGCCCCTAACTTCACCCCCCGCGCCCTTTCCACCTATCTCGCCATCCAGCAGCGCGTCATCCTCTCCCACCTCCGCCGCTGGctcgccctctccttccccttcAAGCCCttccgcctccgcctcctctgCCGCGATCTCAACCTCGAGACCTCCCAGACCGTCTTCGCGGGCCCGTACCTCCCCCCCGCCGCCCGCGACCAGTTCAACCGCGACTACAATCTCTTCAATGTCGGCCTCATGGCCATCCCCTTCGACCTCCCCGGCTTCGCCTTCCGGCGCGCGCGCCTCGCCGTCGCCCGCCTCATCCAGACCCTCTCCGGCTGCGTCTCCCAGAGCACGGACCGGATGCGCGCCGGCGAGGAGCCCTCCTGCCTCGTCGACTTCTGGATGCAGGACATCCTCCGAGAGATCGCTAAGGCGGAGGACTCCGGCGTCCCCCCGCCGCCGGAGACCGGCGACCTCGAGATCGGCGGCCACCTGTTCGACTTCCTCTTCGCCGCCCAGGACGCTTCGACCTCGTCACTGCTGTGGGCGGTGGCGCTGCTGGAGTCCCATCCGGAGGTGCTCGACAAGGTCCGGGTGGAGGTGGCGGCGCTGTGGTCGCCGGAGTCCGGGGAGCCCATCGGTGCCGAGCAGCTCCGAGGGATGCGGTACACGGAAGCGGTGGCGCGGGAGGTGGTGCGGCTCCGGCCTCCTGCGACGATGGTGCCGCACATCGCCGGGGAGGCGTTCCCCCTAACGGAGTGGTACAGGATCCCCAAGGGGACGATTGTGTTCCCCTCGGCCTACGAGTCGTCGTTCCAGGGGTTCATTGAGCCGGACCGCTTCGATCCGGACCGGTTCTCGGAGGAGCGGCAAGAGGACCGGGTCTACAAGCGCAACTTTTTGGCCTTCGGGGCAGGGCCCCACCAGTGCGTGGGCCAACGCTACGCCATCAACCAcctccttctcttcatcggaATGTTC CTATCGCTGATCGACTTCAAGCGCCCCAGGACGGACGGCTGCGATGACATCTCCTACGCTCCCACCATAGTACCCAAGGATGATTGCCAGGTGTACCTCTCGCAGCGCTGCAACCGCTTTCCCTTCTCCTGA
- the LOC120111934 gene encoding uncharacterized protein LOC120111934 isoform X4 has translation MQLPTLIQRYPAPGPEPAEPGPPFSAVRRRRRRTATQEKRTTRNPLTLWLRRRPSESSSATLKPKPTHSANSRKRPAILRSLASPFSQTLTLYVSFPDLGLIYLSKSTADIAKNHQVRKQYTIQLGENELVLKELELLNENANVYKLIGPVLVKQDLAEANANVRKRIEYISAELKRLDGTLQDLEDKQNNKKDSFLIQQPILFLDFFDGMVF, from the exons ATGCAGTTACCTACGCTTATACAGAGATACCCCGCCCCGGGTCCCGAACCGGCTGAACCTGGTCCACCTTTCTCCGctgtccgccgccgccgccgccgcacgGCTACTCAAGAGAAGCGAACGACGAGAAATCCATTAACCTTATGGCTTCGTCGGCGGCCCTCAGAGAGCTCCAGCGCGACCTTGAAACCCAAGCCAACGCACTCAGCAAATTCCAGAAAAAGGCCAGCAATTCTTCGTTCTCTCGCTTCTCCCTTCTctcaaaccctaaccctatACGTCTCTTTCCCTGATCTTGGTCTTATCTATCTTTCCAAATCCACCGCAGACATCGCCAAGAACCACCAGGTGAGGAAGCAGTACACCATCCAGCTCGGCGAGAACGAGCTTGTCCTCAAG GAATTGGAGTTGTTGAATGAGAATGCTAATGTGTATAAGCTGATAGGGCCGGTGCTTGTGAAGCAGGACCTGGCGGAGGCCAATGCCAACGTCCGCAAGAGGATAGAGTACATCTCTGCCGAACT GAAGCGGCTTGATGGGACCCTTCAAGATTTGGAAGACAAGCAGAACAACAAGAAGGATTCG TTTCTGATTCAGCAGCCAATTCTGTTTCTGGATTTCTTTGACGGAATGGTCTTCTGA